A genomic region of Arachis stenosperma cultivar V10309 chromosome 9, arast.V10309.gnm1.PFL2, whole genome shotgun sequence contains the following coding sequences:
- the LOC130948654 gene encoding putative disease resistance protein At3g14460 codes for MAAKLEGGAYLSSFVDAISEKLSSILKDDSVLEGNESALELLGSLEETLSDVEPVLDDAELKQFSDKRVKKWLVDLQDALYVADDLLDELSTKAATANPRDPGNSSFWSRAVDSCIEDSGVNVIEKIVGTLESVVGRKGKLGLKEKESAKLDTSWRIPSTSLVVSSDIFGRDEDKENIIKLLLDDTCDAGSRVTVIPIVGMGGIGKTTLAQLVYNDAKVVEKFDTRAWVCVAENSDPVNVTKTVIGAIDSSPCTMDNFDLLQTKLKEKLTEKTFLVVLDDVWHDRQDMWEDFLKPFHYGNNKSKILLTTRSENVASAFAANNLHYRLSLLSKEDCWSVFLKHSSISTHLKQYATLEPIGRKIVEKCKGLPLAVKTLGGLLRNKDNKGDWENILESEIWELAEDNSKIVPALRVSYHYLPKHLKRCFVYCSLYPEDYQFDKSQLILLWMGEDLLRPKKNSTLENIGCAYFDELVARSFFQPSNTNKKLFVMHDLMHDLATFFAGNFFFKFKEFGSPYMMDNKTRHLSCAAKYEDSIKLFREGYNGAVCTRTFLYFSVLPYFESRDIEGHPRLLRQQLRVLSLTIKSMPDSIGELIHLRYLNLSKSPIVALSESTCELYNLQTLLLRNCYELEMLPSRMQDLVNLRHLDIRGACRLKEMPKGMSKLKHLQFLSDYIVGKHEENGVAELGTLDNLHGSFCISKLQNVKNSGEALEAKMGNKKHINTLELYWPRDGDIDDVQTERDILDKLQPHQNLKELSIHGYRGEKFPDWLGLSGYSNMTKLSLICCMNCSEFPSLGQLPSLQHLEVYKLDGVEKIDFEIYNKNNASSQPDTPFKSLETLTINDMCGWREWHIPDEFDGFPELRVLEIRNCPVLRGDLPAHLPALEELTIADCEELACSLPRAPKLHQLNVRNRFSKSRVSTGPHKVVISKTQLAKSALECLSHIQSPRVQYLDMRDCESALSVSADCVPASLQYLQIQDCSKLTFSEQLQHKSLTEISIQWCHSLTSFSLGALPNLQELTIRDCLNMEYVEAPQALPSLRYVWISNCRSLVSLPVLGLVAPHLEELKINDCSEIDCFAGKFLPPSLKKLEVCSCEKLASWITSNGLQSEGLTYLLLENWNEVKSFPSEGLLPASLESLRLRCFPDLETLDCKGLRHLTSLQHLVISCSEKLENITEEHVLASIEKIYIGRESPLRRKLQEMEDLQINFVHDNDYYYY; via the exons ATGGCTGCAAAACTTGAAGGTGGAGCTTATCTGTCTTCTTTTGTTGATGCTATTTCAGAGAAGCTGTCTTCAATACTTAAAGATGACTCCGTCCTCGAAGGAAACGAATCTGCCCTGGAGTTGCTTGGAAGTTTGGAGGAAACTCTGTCTGATGTTGAACCTGTGCTTGATGATGCTGAGCTGAAGCAATTTAGTGACAAGAGAGTGAAGAAGTGGCTTGTTGATCTCCAAGATGCTCTGTATGTGGCTGATGACTTGCTTGATGAACTCTCCACTAAAGCTGCTACTGCCAATCCAAGGGATCCAGGTAACTCTTCCTTCTGGTCTCGCGCTGTTGATTCATGTATTGAAGATAGTGGTGTCAATGTCATCGAAAAAATAGTAGGCACACTAGAGTCTGTTGTAGGACGAAAAGGTAAGCTTGGTctgaaagagaaagagagtgcCAAGTTGGACACATCATGGAGAATCCCATCAACATCTCTTGTTGTAAGTTCTGACATATTTGGTCGGGACGAAGACAAGGAGAACATAATCAAATTGCTGTTAGATGATACCTGCGATGCTGGATCACGTGTGACTGTGATCCCCATCGTGGGAATGGGCGGAATAGGAAAAACTACTTTGGCTCAACTGGTTTACAATGATGCCAAAGTCGTTGAAAAATTTGACACTAGAGCATGGGTGTGTGTTGCTGAAAATTCTGACCCTGTTAATGTTACAAAGACAGTAATAGGGGCAATAGATTCTTCTCCCTGTACCATGGATAATTTTGATTTACTTCAGACTAAGTTGAAGGAAAAGTTGACAGAAAAGACATTCTTAGTTGTTTTAGATGATGTCTGGCATGATCGACAAGACATGTGGGAGGATTTTCTGAAACCTTTTCATTATGGGAATAATAAAAGTAAGATTCTCCTAACAACCCGTAGTGAAAATGTTGCTTCTGCGTTTGCTGCTAATAATCTACATTATCGACTGAGTTTATTGTCGAAGGAGGATTGTTGGTCGGTGTTTTTGAAGCATTCATCTATTTCTACTCATCTTAAACAATATGCAACTCTGGAACCAATTGGTAGAAAAATTGTTGAAAAATGTAAGGGGTTACCTTTGGCTGTGAAGACACTTGGGGGTTTATTGCGTAATAAGGATAATAAAGGAGATTGGGAGAATATACTTGAAAGTGAGATTTGGGAACTCGCAGAAGATAATAGTAAGATTGTTCCCGCATTAAGAGTTAGTTATCATTACCTCCCTAAACATTTAAAGCGGTGTTTTGTTTATTGCTCATTATATCCCGAGGATTATCAATTTGACAAAAGCCAATTAATTTTGTTATGGATGGGTGAAGATCTTTTACGACCAAAGAAAAACAGTACACTAGAAAATATTGGTTGTGCATATTTTGATGAGTTAGTTGCAAGGTCATTTTTTCAACCCTCCAATACTAATAAAAAGTTATTTGTAATGCATGACCTCATGCATGATTTAGCAACATTTTTTGctggaaatttttttttcaaattcaaagAATTTGGCAGTCCATACATGATGGACAATAAAACCCGTCATTTGTCATGTGCTGCAAAATATGAGGATAGCATCAAATTATTTCGAGAGGGCTATAATGGAGCAGTATGCACCAgaacatttttatatttttctgtgCTTCCCTATTTTGAGTCACGTGATATTGAAGGGCATCCTAGGCTTTTACGACAACAATTGAGAGTTTTGTCATTAACTATAAAGTCAATGCCTGATTCAATAGGTGAACTGATTCATTTGCGTTATTTGAATCTTTCTAAGTCACCTATTGTGGCATTGTCCGAGTCAACATGTGAATTATACAATCTCCAAACTTTGTTGTTGAGGAACTGTTATGAGCTAGAGATGCTTCCCAGCCGCATGCAAGATCTTGTGAACCTGCGCCACCTTGATATTCGAGGTGCTTGTCGTTTGAAAGAGATGCCAAAGGGAATGAGCAAGTTAAAGCATCTACAGTTCTTAAGTGATTATATTGTCGGCAAGCATGAAGAGAATGGGGTAGCTGAATTGGGAACACTGGACAATCTTCATGGCTCCTTTTGCATTTCCAAATTGCAGAACGTCAAGAATAGTGGTGAAGCTTTGGAGGCAAAGATGGGTAACAAGAAGCACATCAACACTTTAGAATTGTATTGGCCTCGAGATGGTGACATTGATGATGTTCAAACTGAAAGAGATATACTTGACAAGTTACAACCTCATCAAAACTTGAAAGAGTTATCAATTCATGGTTACCGGGGTGAAAAATTTCCAGATTGGTTAGGCCTTTCTGGCTACTCCAATATGACCAAATTGAGTCTAATttgttgtatgaattgttctgaGTTTCCTTCACTGGGACAGTTACCCTCTTTACAGCATCTGGAGGTTTATAAACTTGATGGAGTGGAGAAAATTGATTTTGAGATCTACAACAAAAACAATGCATCCTCACAGCCGGATACACCATTCAAATCTCTTGAAACTCTGACAATAAATGATATGTGTGGTTGGCGGGAGTGGCATATTCCTGATGAGTTTGATGGTTTTCCTGAGCTTAGAGTCCTTGAAATAAGAAACTGTCCGGTGTTAAGAGGAGATCTGCCTGCTCACCTTCCGGCTCTGGAGGAACTTACCATTGCTGATTGTGAAGAGCTTGCATGTTCGCTGCCGAGGGCCCCCAAGCTTCACCAGCTTAACGTACGTAACCgtttttcaaaatcaagggtGAGTACGGGACCGCACAAGGTAGTGATTTCGAAAACCCAGCTGGCGAAGTCCGCATTGGAGTGCCTGTCCCACATCCAATCGCCACGTGTCCAATATCTGGATATGAGAGACTGTGAGTCAGCCTTGTCAGTTTCAGCAGACTGTGTGCCCGCTTCATTACAATATCTGCAAATCCAGGACTGTTCAAAATTAACATTTTCAGAGCAACTGCAACACAAGTCACTAACGGAGATATCTATACAGTGGTGTCATTCACTGACGTCGTTTTCATTGGGGGCCCTTCCAAATCTCCAGGAACTCACAATCCGTGATTGCCTAAACATGGAATATGTTGAGGCGCCACAGGCTCTTCCAAGTCTTCGTTATGTATGGATCTCAAACTGCCGTAGTTTAGTATCCTTGCCGGTGCTAGGGTTGGTTGCGCCCCACCTAGAGGAGCTAAAGATCAACGATTGCTCAGAAATCGATTGTTTTGCTGGGAAGTTCCTCCCGCCGAGTTTAAAAAAACTTGAGGTCTGTAGCTGCGAGAAACTGGCGAGTTGGATAACATCAAATGGTTTGCAGAGTGAAGGCCTTACCTATCTTCTCCTTGAGAATTGGAATGAAGTTAAGTCATTCCCAAGTGAAGGCCTCCTTCCTGCTTCTCTCGAGTCTCTAAGACTCCGGTGCTTTCCAGATCTGGAGACACTTGACTGCAAGGGGCTTCGCCATCTTACCTCCCTACAACATTTAGTAATTAGCTgcagtgaaaagcttgagaatATCACAGAAGAACATGTGCTTGCCTCCATAGAAAAAATCTACATAGGGAGAGAAAGTCCTTTAAGGCGTAAGCTGCAAGAGATGGAAGATCTACAGATTAATTTCG TCCATGATAATGATTACTATTACTATTGA